From a region of the Mycobacterium intracellulare ATCC 13950 genome:
- a CDS encoding class I SAM-dependent methyltransferase, giving the protein MSEDPRADGVSRQYDRWEYPPPVTDLEAWTKNHWDWFDPFYAHRVLWPNRAYKPDLDILIAGCGTFQAAVFAFMNRAARVVAIDVSRSALDHQRYLKDKHQLTNLELHLLAIEEVSALSRDFDLIVSTGVLHHLADPLAGLSALGGCLRRDGALGVMLYAKYGRFGVELLESAFRDLGLSQDDASVQLVKEAVAALPPDHPVRPYLHGARDLMSDGALVDTFLHARQRSYTVEECLELVGAAGLTFQGWLRNSPYYPHDGLFAQTGPFQSLLNRLPDATLWSVMERLQPANATHFFLACRPERPTRDYAIDFSTASSLDYVPLPRTACLLSGDEIHLPGAKLTLTAAQLAFVRRVDGRRTIREIVDAVAQGSREDGTRVREFGHQLFQSLWRLDFLAMALHTSSD; this is encoded by the coding sequence GTGTCCGAGGATCCGCGGGCTGATGGCGTCTCCCGCCAATACGATCGGTGGGAATATCCGCCCCCGGTAACCGATCTCGAGGCGTGGACCAAGAACCATTGGGATTGGTTCGACCCCTTCTATGCGCATCGCGTGTTGTGGCCGAACCGCGCATACAAGCCGGATCTCGACATCCTCATTGCGGGTTGCGGCACGTTCCAGGCGGCCGTTTTCGCCTTCATGAACCGCGCCGCCAGGGTCGTCGCGATCGACGTCAGCCGGTCCGCGTTGGATCACCAGCGGTACCTGAAGGACAAGCATCAGCTGACCAACCTGGAACTGCATTTGCTGGCCATCGAAGAGGTCTCGGCACTGTCCCGCGACTTCGACCTCATCGTCTCCACCGGCGTCTTGCACCACCTGGCGGATCCGTTGGCCGGGCTCAGCGCGCTCGGTGGATGCCTGCGCAGAGACGGCGCCCTGGGCGTCATGCTCTACGCCAAGTACGGCCGGTTCGGCGTGGAGCTGCTCGAATCGGCGTTTCGCGACCTCGGCCTGTCGCAGGACGACGCGTCGGTTCAGCTGGTCAAGGAGGCGGTTGCGGCGCTGCCGCCCGACCATCCCGTCCGTCCCTACCTGCACGGCGCGCGTGACCTGATGTCCGACGGCGCGCTGGTCGACACCTTCTTGCACGCCCGCCAACGCAGCTACACCGTCGAGGAATGCCTGGAGCTGGTCGGCGCCGCCGGGCTGACGTTCCAGGGCTGGCTGCGCAATTCGCCGTATTACCCCCACGACGGGCTCTTTGCGCAGACGGGTCCGTTTCAGTCGCTGTTGAACCGGTTGCCCGACGCCACGCTGTGGTCGGTGATGGAACGCCTGCAGCCGGCCAATGCCACCCACTTCTTCCTCGCCTGCCGCCCCGAACGCCCGACACGGGACTATGCGATCGACTTCTCGACGGCGTCGTCCCTCGATTACGTCCCCCTGCCGCGGACGGCATGCCTGCTGTCCGGCGACGAGATTCACCTTCCCGGCGCGAAGCTGACACTCACCGCGGCCCAGTTGGCATTTGTCCGGCGCGTCGACGGGCGGCGCACCATACGGGAAATCGTCGATGCGGTGGCCCAGGGCAGCCGGGAGGACGGCACGCGGGTGCGCGAGTTCGGGCACCAGCTGTTCCAGTCGCTGTGGCGCCTCGATTTCCTGGCGATGGCGCTGCACACGTCGTCGGATTAG
- a CDS encoding DUF427 domain-containing protein — protein MTDYPQMAAARGRIEPAPRRVRGFLGDALVFDTTAARYVWEVPYYPQYYIPLADVRTEFLRDENHAQTVQFGPSRLYSLVAEGQTHASAARVFDADSDSPLAGTVRFEWNPLRWFEEDEPVYGHPRNPYSRVDALRSHRHVRVELDGITLAATKSPVLLFETGLPTRYYIDPTDVVFEHLQPSTTQTLCPYKGTTSGYWSVRVGDIVHEDLAWTYHYPLPAVGQIAGLIAFYNEKVDIVVDGAPLARPQTQFS, from the coding sequence ATGACCGACTATCCGCAAATGGCCGCCGCCCGGGGCAGGATCGAGCCCGCGCCCCGGCGGGTCCGTGGCTTTCTCGGCGACGCGCTGGTCTTCGACACCACCGCCGCGCGCTACGTGTGGGAGGTCCCCTACTACCCGCAGTACTACATTCCGCTGGCCGACGTCCGCACCGAGTTCCTGCGCGACGAGAACCACGCGCAGACAGTGCAATTCGGCCCGTCGCGGCTGTACTCCCTGGTGGCCGAAGGCCAGACGCATGCGTCCGCCGCGCGGGTATTCGACGCCGACAGCGACAGCCCGCTGGCGGGCACCGTGCGGTTCGAATGGAATCCGTTGCGCTGGTTCGAAGAGGACGAGCCGGTCTACGGTCACCCGCGCAACCCCTATTCGCGTGTCGACGCCCTGCGCTCGCACCGCCATGTCCGGGTGGAGCTCGACGGAATCACCTTGGCGGCCACCAAATCTCCCGTGTTGCTGTTCGAAACAGGCTTGCCCACAAGGTATTACATCGATCCTACCGACGTCGTCTTCGAGCACCTGCAACCCAGCACCACACAGACATTGTGCCCGTACAAGGGAACGACGTCGGGATATTGGTCGGTGCGAGTGGGTGACATCGTGCACGAGGACCTGGCGTGGACCTACCACTATCCGCTGCCCGCGGTCGGTCAGATCGCCGGCCTGATCGCCTTCTACAACGAAAAGGTCGACATCGTCGTCGACGGGGCCCCATTGGCGCGGCCGCAGACGCAGTTCAGCTAG
- a CDS encoding YncE family protein → MSDAYDPTAAGFSVDDTAVVRVPVHHGPISDMDLSGDGRRLLVTNYARDAVTVIDAHTLRVSSTLAGLCEPSAVAMSSADANYAYVSTATAAYDAIEVIDVVTNWRIATHRVAHSVSDLTVSADGKHLYASRNAVRGADVTVLDTTTGELEVIELATAPGTTTACVRASADGRRLYVGVNGPNGGSLAVVETRTRSDGGRVGGRSRVVGTIELGLPVRDVALSSDGATAYVASCGPVVGSVLDVIDTRANKLVKTHKINEITGPLARMTLSRDGERAYLVSDDRVTVLGTRALDVLGEVTVTKNPSCVLESPDGSHLYVADYSGVLTAARIDSGQTPHSGDADHPDATAGWLFDVPQWEPALA, encoded by the coding sequence GTGAGTGATGCATACGACCCAACGGCGGCCGGGTTCTCGGTCGACGACACCGCGGTGGTTCGAGTCCCGGTGCACCACGGCCCGATCAGCGACATGGACCTCAGCGGCGACGGTCGCCGGCTGCTCGTCACGAACTATGCCCGCGACGCGGTAACGGTCATCGACGCCCACACGCTTCGGGTCTCGAGCACCCTCGCCGGCCTCTGCGAACCGTCCGCCGTCGCCATGAGCAGCGCGGACGCGAACTACGCCTACGTCAGCACCGCCACCGCCGCCTACGACGCCATCGAAGTCATCGACGTCGTCACGAACTGGCGGATCGCCACGCATCGGGTCGCGCACAGCGTGAGCGACCTGACGGTGAGTGCCGACGGAAAGCACCTGTACGCGAGCCGAAACGCCGTTCGCGGCGCCGACGTGACGGTCCTGGACACCACCACGGGCGAACTCGAGGTGATCGAACTGGCCACCGCACCCGGCACGACCACCGCATGCGTGCGGGCCAGCGCCGACGGCCGGCGCCTCTACGTCGGGGTCAACGGGCCGAACGGCGGCAGCCTCGCCGTCGTCGAAACCCGCACCCGATCCGATGGCGGCCGGGTGGGCGGCCGCTCGCGCGTGGTCGGCACGATCGAGCTCGGTCTGCCCGTCCGCGATGTGGCGCTGAGCAGCGACGGCGCCACGGCATACGTCGCCAGTTGCGGCCCGGTCGTGGGCTCGGTGCTCGACGTCATCGACACCCGCGCGAACAAACTCGTCAAGACGCACAAGATCAACGAGATCACCGGGCCGCTGGCGCGGATGACGCTCAGCCGCGACGGCGAGCGGGCCTACCTGGTCAGCGACGACCGCGTCACGGTGCTGGGCACGCGCGCGCTCGACGTCCTCGGCGAGGTCACGGTGACCAAGAACCCGTCCTGCGTGCTGGAAAGCCCCGACGGCAGCCACCTGTACGTCGCCGACTACTCCGGAGTGCTCACCGCGGCGCGCATCGACTCGGGCCAGACGCCACACAGCGGCGACGCGGATCACCCGGACGCGACCGCGGGCTGGCTGTTCGATGTGCCCCAGTGGGAGCCGGCGCTGGCCTAG
- a CDS encoding IS30 family transposase gives MTGEPQLLAVQRRYWELIAAGLSSEDAGGAVGVSATCGSKWFRRFGGVNPRWVVPEGQKRPRLSADEREQIMIGAAQGESIRSMARRLGRAPSTIMREIAHNGVMRGYVGRYRARYRFGARRAGWDAKSGYSARIAQLRSEQRARRPKTGKLGRCPVLRTEVQAWLAKKYSPEQIASVLAKTYPDRPEMQVSHETIYKALYVQGRGELRRELTKCLRTGRALRKPRARVGARTGCGRIPGMVNISERPAEAADRAVPGHWEGDLILGKNQHSQIGTLVERSTGFVQLLHLPARRDPDTVAEAMITTIKTLPEALRRSLTWDQGHEMLRHARISIDAGIDIYFCDPHSPWQRGSNENTNGLLRQYFPKGTDLSVHSVDYLAEVAAELNERPRKRFGWDSPAQVLNRLLSTPTGTTVATKP, from the coding sequence ATGACGGGTGAGCCTCAGCTGTTGGCGGTGCAGCGTCGGTATTGGGAATTGATCGCGGCGGGGTTGTCGTCGGAGGATGCCGGGGGTGCGGTCGGCGTGTCGGCGACGTGCGGGAGCAAGTGGTTTCGCAGATTTGGTGGCGTGAATCCACGATGGGTTGTCCCTGAGGGGCAGAAACGGCCGCGGCTGTCTGCGGATGAGCGCGAACAGATCATGATCGGCGCGGCTCAAGGCGAGTCGATCCGCTCGATGGCACGTCGGTTGGGCCGGGCCCCTTCGACGATCATGCGCGAGATCGCCCACAACGGCGTGATGCGAGGGTATGTGGGCCGGTATCGCGCCCGGTATCGCTTCGGAGCCCGCCGGGCCGGCTGGGACGCGAAATCAGGCTATTCGGCGCGGATTGCTCAGCTGCGCAGTGAGCAGCGAGCGCGCCGGCCTAAGACCGGCAAGCTGGGTCGCTGCCCGGTCTTGCGCACCGAGGTGCAAGCGTGGTTAGCCAAGAAGTACAGCCCCGAGCAGATCGCTTCGGTGTTGGCCAAGACTTATCCCGATCGCCCGGAGATGCAGGTGTCCCACGAAACCATCTACAAGGCGCTCTACGTGCAAGGACGCGGGGAACTGCGCCGCGAGTTGACCAAGTGTTTGCGGACCGGGCGGGCCTTACGCAAGCCACGTGCCAGGGTCGGCGCCCGCACTGGCTGTGGCCGCATCCCGGGCATGGTCAACATCAGCGAGCGGCCCGCCGAGGCTGCTGACCGCGCGGTGCCCGGGCACTGGGAGGGCGATCTGATCCTGGGCAAAAACCAGCATTCCCAGATCGGCACCCTGGTGGAACGCTCCACCGGATTCGTGCAACTGCTGCACCTGCCCGCCCGGCGCGATCCCGACACGGTGGCTGAGGCGATGATCACCACCATCAAAACCCTGCCTGAAGCGCTGCGCCGCTCGCTGACCTGGGATCAAGGCCACGAGATGCTGCGCCATGCCCGCATCAGTATCGACGCCGGCATCGACATCTACTTCTGCGATCCGCACTCACCCTGGCAGCGTGGCAGCAACGAGAACACCAATGGCCTTCTGCGCCAATACTTCCCGAAAGGCACCGACTTATCCGTGCACTCGGTGGACTACCTCGCCGAGGTTGCCGCCGAACTCAACGAACGCCCACGTAAACGCTTCGGTTGGGACAGCCCCGCCCAGGTCCTCAACCGGCTACTGTCAACTCCGACAGGAACCACTGTTGCAACCAAACCTTGA
- a CDS encoding fatty acid--CoA ligase has product MDGTMQDYPLTITAIMRHGCRVHGDRTVTTATGDGYRTTSYRELGCRAAQLANALRRLGVTGDQRVATFMWNNSEHLTAYLAVPSMGAVLHTLNIRLFPEQIAYVANEAEDQVVLVDASLINVLAPVLPRLETVHTVIAVGEGDTEPLRESGKTVLDYADAIAAEPTEFDWPHIDEKSAAAMCYTSGTTGNPKGVVYSHRSSYLHTMAASTTNGIGVGAVDSVLAIVPMFHANAWGLPYAALMAGADLVLPDRHLDPASVVGMVEDLRPTVTGAVPTIWNAVLHHLEDDPDHDLSSLRLVVCGGSAVPVSLMRTFEEKHDVQIRQLWGMTETSPLATMAWPPPGTPEDQHWAFRGTQGQPVCGVEMRIVDDDGQVLPNDGVAVGEVEVRGPWIAGSYYLGHDESKFDSGWLRTGDVGRIDGRGFVTLTDRAKDVIKSGGEWISSVELENVLIGHPEVVEAAVVGVPDERWEERPLAVIVAKEGASVSPGQLRNFLADKVARWWLPERWTFVDEIPRTSVGKYDKKAIRSRYAEDGYQVVEARD; this is encoded by the coding sequence ATGGACGGCACGATGCAGGACTATCCGTTGACGATCACCGCGATCATGCGCCATGGCTGCCGCGTTCACGGGGATCGCACCGTCACCACCGCCACCGGGGACGGCTACCGCACGACGAGCTATCGGGAACTGGGCTGCCGGGCCGCCCAGCTGGCGAATGCGTTGCGCCGGCTCGGGGTGACCGGTGACCAACGGGTCGCGACGTTCATGTGGAACAACTCCGAGCACCTGACGGCGTACCTGGCGGTGCCCTCGATGGGCGCCGTACTGCACACCCTCAACATCCGCCTGTTCCCCGAACAGATCGCCTACGTCGCCAACGAAGCCGAAGACCAGGTGGTGCTGGTCGACGCCTCCCTGATCAACGTGCTCGCCCCGGTGCTGCCCCGCCTCGAGACCGTGCACACCGTGATCGCCGTCGGCGAGGGCGACACCGAACCGCTGCGGGAATCGGGCAAGACCGTGCTGGACTACGCCGACGCCATCGCCGCGGAGCCGACCGAATTCGACTGGCCGCACATCGACGAGAAATCCGCGGCGGCGATGTGCTACACCAGCGGGACCACCGGCAACCCGAAAGGCGTGGTGTACAGCCATCGTTCGAGTTACCTGCACACCATGGCGGCGTCCACCACGAACGGCATCGGCGTCGGGGCCGTCGACAGCGTGCTGGCGATCGTGCCGATGTTCCACGCCAACGCCTGGGGACTGCCGTACGCGGCGCTGATGGCCGGCGCCGACTTGGTGCTGCCGGATCGCCACCTCGACCCGGCATCGGTGGTCGGCATGGTAGAAGACCTGCGCCCCACCGTGACCGGCGCGGTGCCGACGATCTGGAACGCCGTCCTGCACCACCTCGAGGACGACCCCGACCACGACCTGTCGTCGCTGCGGCTGGTGGTCTGCGGCGGCTCGGCCGTCCCGGTCTCGCTGATGCGCACCTTCGAGGAAAAGCACGACGTGCAGATCCGGCAGCTGTGGGGCATGACGGAGACGTCGCCGCTGGCGACCATGGCCTGGCCACCGCCGGGCACCCCCGAGGACCAGCACTGGGCCTTCCGCGGAACCCAGGGCCAACCGGTCTGCGGGGTGGAGATGCGGATCGTCGACGACGACGGCCAGGTGCTGCCCAACGACGGCGTCGCCGTGGGGGAGGTGGAGGTCCGCGGCCCGTGGATCGCCGGCTCCTACTACCTGGGCCACGACGAGTCGAAGTTCGACTCCGGCTGGCTGCGCACCGGCGACGTGGGCCGCATCGACGGCCGCGGTTTCGTCACGCTGACCGACCGGGCCAAAGACGTCATCAAATCCGGCGGGGAATGGATCTCCTCGGTGGAGCTGGAGAACGTCCTCATCGGCCACCCCGAGGTGGTCGAGGCCGCGGTGGTCGGCGTCCCCGACGAACGCTGGGAGGAACGCCCACTCGCGGTGATCGTGGCCAAGGAGGGCGCGTCGGTCAGCCCGGGGCAGCTGCGAAACTTCCTCGCGGACAAGGTCGCTCGGTGGTGGCTGCCCGAACGGTGGACGTTCGTCGACGAGATCCCCCGCACCAGCGTCGGCAAGTACGACAAGAAAGCCATTCGCTCGCGCTACGCCGAAGACGGCTACCAGGTGGTCGAAGCCCGCGACTGA
- a CDS encoding SRPBCC family protein: MTHSLVVDQSVVTPVAVHDAFGRTLPMPLPTLFNRWYGPFPPIRDVREQTGAWDAAGQTRIVHLAGGATMREELTSVDPPRSFGYRLCEVTGPMALLVDHVVGEWIFTPAAAGTEITWRWDIHPKSPRTAWALPLLGRMWKGYARRALANLSALLTK, encoded by the coding sequence GTGACACATTCACTCGTCGTCGACCAATCCGTCGTCACACCGGTCGCGGTGCACGACGCGTTCGGCCGGACGCTGCCGATGCCACTGCCCACGCTGTTCAACCGCTGGTACGGCCCGTTCCCGCCGATCCGCGACGTGCGCGAGCAGACCGGCGCCTGGGACGCGGCGGGGCAGACCCGCATCGTGCACCTGGCCGGCGGCGCCACCATGCGCGAGGAGCTGACCAGTGTCGACCCGCCGCGCTCGTTCGGCTACCGGCTCTGCGAGGTCACCGGCCCGATGGCGTTGCTGGTCGATCACGTTGTGGGCGAATGGATTTTCACACCGGCGGCCGCCGGAACCGAGATCACCTGGCGCTGGGACATCCACCCGAAGTCGCCGCGCACGGCCTGGGCGCTCCCGCTGCTGGGCAGGATGTGGAAGGGCTACGCGCGGCGCGCGCTGGCCAACTTGTCGGCCTTGCTGACGAAGTGA
- a CDS encoding class II glutamine amidotransferase, with protein MCRLFGLHAGTHACTATFWLLDAPDSLSEQSRRNPDGTGLGIFDEHAAPHLYKEPIAAWQDAAFATEAHRLTGTTVIAHVRYATTGSLDIRNTHPFMQDDRIFAHNGVLEGLDIIDERLREIGTADLVLGDTDSERVFGLITGSIRARGGDITAGLVDAMRWLAEHVPIYAVNVLLSTATDMWALRYPQTHELYVLDRSDGVASQDPEFDLHTIRIHARSEHLCTRPSVVFATERMDADPRWRLLEPGELIHVDAGLRVTRSLVLPEPPNQLLRREDLSTPVEDSQHALPSTRRLV; from the coding sequence ATGTGCCGACTCTTTGGCCTGCACGCCGGGACGCACGCGTGCACCGCGACCTTCTGGCTGCTGGACGCGCCGGACAGCCTGTCCGAACAGAGCCGGCGAAACCCCGACGGCACCGGCCTGGGCATCTTCGACGAGCACGCCGCGCCGCACCTCTACAAGGAGCCGATAGCGGCCTGGCAGGACGCCGCATTCGCGACCGAGGCGCACCGGTTGACCGGCACCACCGTCATCGCCCACGTCCGCTACGCCACCACCGGCTCGCTCGACATCCGCAACACCCACCCGTTTATGCAGGACGACCGGATCTTCGCGCACAACGGCGTCCTCGAAGGGCTGGACATCATCGACGAGCGGCTGCGCGAGATCGGTACCGCCGATTTGGTATTGGGCGACACCGACTCCGAGCGCGTGTTCGGCTTGATCACCGGCTCGATCCGGGCCCGCGGCGGCGACATCACCGCGGGGCTCGTCGACGCCATGCGATGGCTCGCCGAGCACGTTCCGATCTACGCGGTCAACGTGCTGCTGAGCACGGCCACCGACATGTGGGCGCTGCGTTACCCGCAAACCCACGAGCTCTACGTCTTGGATCGATCCGACGGTGTGGCGTCCCAAGACCCCGAATTCGACTTGCACACCATACGAATTCACGCGCGCTCCGAGCACCTGTGCACGCGGCCGTCGGTGGTGTTCGCCACCGAACGCATGGACGCCGACCCGCGCTGGCGCCTTCTCGAGCCCGGCGAGCTGATTCACGTCGACGCCGGGTTGCGCGTCACCCGCAGTCTGGTGCTGCCCGAGCCGCCCAACCAGCTGTTGCGCCGCGAGGACCTGAGCACGCCGGTGGAGGACTCGCAACACGCCCTGCCGAGCACCCGGCGGCTGGTCTGA
- a CDS encoding patatin-like phospholipase family protein: MTNKRALVLAGGGIAGIAWETGVLRGIADESPAAARLLIESDVLVGTSAGSAVAAQLGSGHTLDELFDRQVSESSAEIDSGVDVDTITELFLTALAAPYEEPLDKTRQQMQRIGAVALATETVPAPVRRQVIAQRLPSHEWPERAVRLTAIDVATGELTVFDRESGVDLVDAVAASCAVPGAWPPVSIADRHYMDGGVASSVNLVVAADCDVAVVLVPSGIDAPSPFGAGPAAEVSSFPGAAFAVFADADSLAAFGPNALDPGCRIPSALAGREQGRREAAAIARFLGL, encoded by the coding sequence GTGACGAACAAACGCGCCCTGGTGCTGGCGGGTGGCGGGATCGCGGGAATCGCCTGGGAGACAGGTGTTCTGCGGGGCATCGCCGACGAGTCGCCGGCCGCGGCCCGGCTGTTGATCGAATCGGACGTGCTGGTGGGGACGTCGGCGGGCTCGGCCGTCGCCGCGCAGCTCGGCAGCGGCCACACGCTGGACGAGCTGTTCGACCGGCAAGTCTCCGAGTCGTCGGCCGAAATCGACTCCGGCGTCGACGTCGACACCATCACCGAACTGTTCCTGACCGCCCTGGCCGCGCCGTACGAGGAGCCGCTGGACAAGACCCGCCAACAAATGCAGCGGATCGGGGCCGTGGCCCTGGCGACCGAAACCGTTCCCGCGCCGGTGCGCCGCCAGGTGATCGCGCAGCGCCTGCCGTCGCACGAGTGGCCCGAGCGCGCGGTGCGGCTCACCGCCATCGACGTCGCCACCGGAGAGCTGACCGTCTTCGACCGCGAATCGGGCGTCGACCTCGTCGATGCCGTGGCGGCCAGCTGCGCGGTGCCCGGGGCGTGGCCGCCGGTGTCGATCGCGGACCGCCACTACATGGACGGCGGGGTGGCCAGCTCGGTCAACCTCGTGGTCGCCGCCGACTGTGACGTCGCGGTGGTGCTGGTGCCCTCGGGCATCGACGCGCCGTCGCCGTTCGGCGCCGGGCCCGCCGCCGAGGTCTCATCGTTTCCCGGGGCGGCGTTCGCGGTGTTCGCCGACGCCGATTCGCTGGCCGCCTTCGGGCCCAACGCCTTGGATCCGGGCTGCCGCATCCCCTCGGCCCTGGCCGGGCGCGAGCAGGGTCGCCGCGAAGCCGCGGCCATCGCCCGGTTCCTGGGCTTGTGA
- a CDS encoding patatin-like phospholipase family protein translates to MPDELPRRSAPTRVALALGSGGARGYAHIGVIEALRERGYDIVGISGSSMGALVGGLHAAGRLDEFSEWAKSLTQRTILRLLDPSISAAGVMRAGKILDAVRDILGPVAIEDLRIPYTAVATDLLAGKSVWFQRGPLDEAIRASIAIPGVIAPHAVDGRLLADGGILDPLPMAPLSAVNADLTIAVNLSGSEAITTREAEPGATAEWLTRMLRSTSALLDTAAARSLLDRPTARAVLSRLGGPGGEPDDWSDNPDEEPSPADAVAGELAAAVSDVPKLGSFEVMNRTIDIAQAALARHTLAVYPPDLLIEVPRSTCRALEFHRAVEVIATGRALADDALDSLEAGRDDAVPPAIDR, encoded by the coding sequence GTGCCTGACGAACTTCCGCGTCGCTCGGCACCGACTCGGGTGGCACTGGCGCTCGGCAGCGGTGGCGCCCGCGGCTACGCGCACATCGGGGTGATCGAGGCGCTGCGCGAACGCGGTTATGACATCGTCGGCATCTCCGGCTCGTCGATGGGCGCGCTGGTCGGCGGCCTGCACGCGGCCGGGCGGCTCGACGAGTTCTCCGAGTGGGCGAAGTCCCTGACCCAGCGCACCATCCTGCGGCTGCTGGACCCGTCGATCAGCGCGGCCGGCGTGATGCGAGCCGGAAAGATCCTGGACGCGGTGCGCGACATCCTGGGTCCGGTCGCCATCGAAGACTTGCGGATCCCGTACACCGCGGTGGCGACCGACCTGCTGGCGGGAAAGTCGGTGTGGTTTCAGCGCGGCCCACTCGACGAGGCGATCCGGGCGTCGATCGCCATCCCGGGGGTGATCGCGCCGCACGCGGTCGACGGGCGGCTGTTGGCCGACGGCGGCATCCTGGACCCGCTGCCGATGGCCCCGCTGTCGGCCGTCAACGCCGACCTGACCATCGCGGTGAACCTGTCCGGCAGCGAGGCGATCACCACCCGGGAAGCGGAGCCGGGGGCCACCGCCGAATGGTTGACCCGCATGCTGCGCAGCACCTCCGCGCTGCTCGACACGGCCGCCGCCCGCTCGTTGCTCGACCGGCCGACCGCCCGGGCGGTACTGAGCAGGCTGGGCGGGCCGGGCGGCGAGCCGGATGACTGGTCGGACAACCCCGACGAAGAGCCGTCACCGGCCGACGCTGTCGCCGGCGAGCTGGCCGCCGCGGTGTCCGACGTGCCGAAGTTGGGCAGCTTCGAGGTGATGAACCGGACGATCGACATCGCGCAGGCCGCCCTGGCGCGTCACACGCTGGCGGTCTACCCGCCCGACCTGCTCATCGAGGTTCCGCGGTCGACGTGTCGGGCCCTGGAATTTCACCGGGCGGTGGAGGTGATCGCCACCGGCCGAGCGCTCGCGGATGACGCCCTGGACTCGCTGGAAGCCGGGCGCGACGACGCCGTCCCGCCCGCGATCGATCGCTAA
- a CDS encoding lipoprotein LpqV gives MRWRGGRPRRRGAAVAAALVVGVLLAVAGCSQGGQHGAPAPSSAPQSDSAGGPGSVPAGAIGVSPGGVTTRVDVPAHSTEEEYYQACHAAKVWMDGQPRTGASLFEPYLAMLQASPSGTAGSWNAPWSKLTPARQAAVIVAARAAANDECG, from the coding sequence GTGCGCTGGCGCGGTGGTCGACCCCGGCGGCGGGGCGCGGCGGTTGCCGCGGCCCTTGTAGTGGGCGTCCTGCTGGCGGTCGCGGGCTGCTCGCAGGGCGGCCAGCACGGCGCACCGGCCCCCTCGTCGGCGCCGCAATCGGACAGCGCCGGCGGCCCGGGCTCGGTGCCGGCGGGCGCCATCGGCGTGTCCCCCGGCGGCGTGACCACCAGGGTCGACGTCCCCGCACACTCAACCGAGGAGGAGTACTACCAGGCCTGTCACGCCGCAAAAGTGTGGATGGATGGCCAGCCCAGGACCGGCGCGTCGCTGTTCGAGCCCTATCTGGCCATGCTGCAGGCGTCGCCGTCGGGCACGGCGGGCAGCTGGAACGCCCCCTGGTCGAAGCTGACCCCGGCCCGGCAGGCCGCCGTGATCGTCGCCGCGCGGGCGGCGGCCAACGACGAGTGCGGGTAG
- a CDS encoding cupin domain-containing protein, translating to MTLSLAGAAPVTAAVTHPRTLSSPSAGPTPLRVPDLLHATDQAADDVLSGRCDHLLPEGGIPESQRWFTRIHGDEELDVWLISWVPGHPTELHDHGGSLGALTVVSGSLNEYRWDGRALRRRRLDAGDQAGFPLGWVHDVVWAPRPVTVPVTGLPGASAGPAQPTLSVHAYSPPLTAMSYYDITDRNTLRRQRTELTDQPEGSP from the coding sequence ATGACTTTGTCCCTTGCCGGGGCAGCGCCCGTCACCGCCGCGGTCACGCACCCACGAACCCTTTCGTCCCCGTCCGCGGGCCCGACCCCGCTGCGGGTGCCAGACCTGTTGCACGCGACCGACCAGGCCGCCGACGACGTGCTCAGCGGGCGCTGCGACCACCTGCTGCCCGAGGGCGGCATCCCGGAGTCGCAGCGCTGGTTCACCCGCATCCACGGCGACGAGGAGCTCGACGTCTGGCTGATCAGCTGGGTGCCCGGCCATCCGACCGAGCTGCACGACCACGGCGGGTCGCTGGGTGCGTTGACCGTCGTTTCCGGCTCGCTCAATGAATACCGTTGGGACGGAAGGGCTTTGCGGCGCCGTCGGCTCGACGCCGGCGACCAGGCCGGGTTCCCGCTGGGCTGGGTGCACGACGTTGTCTGGGCGCCGCGGCCGGTCACCGTGCCGGTCACGGGGTTGCCGGGTGCGAGCGCCGGGCCGGCGCAGCCGACCCTGAGCGTGCACGCGTACTCGCCGCCCCTGACCGCCATGTCGTACTACGACATCACCGACCGCAACACGTTGCGCCGGCAACGCACCGAACTGACCGACCAGCCGGAAGGATCGCCGTGA